Part of the Cervus elaphus chromosome 18, mCerEla1.1, whole genome shotgun sequence genome is shown below.
TTAGAGTAATTCCTTTTATAGCAATGGGGATAATTTGCTATGGTAAGGTCAcatgtttgggggaaaaaatggtacAATTCTCATTGTACCTTTATATAGCAGTATGCTACtaatcagcttcccaggtggctcagaggttaaagcgtctgcctccaatgtgggagacctgggttcgatccctgggtgggaagatcccctggagagggaaatggcaacccactccagtattcttgcctggagaatcccatggtcggaggagcctagtaggctacagtccacagggtcgcaaagagtcggacatgactgaatgacttcactttcacttttcatgctacTAATCTAGTTAAAATAGACATTCTATAGTTTCCTCCTAGAAATGATGTAGCATATTTAAATATGCCTTCTTATAGGTAATTTTTGCAGATACCAAGTGTTAAATAACACATAGCTTAATTTCTTATCCTTGACTATTTTCTTTTACCACAAAATATACCCTAACATTTCATACTGTGACAATAAGAATGACACTACAATCTCAATTATCAAAGGCTATAAAAGAATAAAGTTTACATATTGCTTTTATTAAGCAAAACCAGAACCAATCCTTCCAGTGGATGATATAATCTCATAAGATATTTTATCAACTGTAAACGTGATTGGACATTACTTTGACATATAGTAGagtgagctttcctggtggcttagatggtaaagcatctgcctgcaatgcaggagacctgggtttgatccctttgtcaggaagatcccctggagaaggaaatggcaactcaccccattactcttgcctggaaaatcccatggatggaagagcatggtaggctgcagtccaaggggtcgcaaagagttggacacaactgagggacttcactttcactttctttgacaTATGATGGAGCGTCGTTCTAAATAGCACTTCAACTTACCCCTCAGTGGGAGGTTTTGTTTGATTTAATAGTTTCAATCAAATTTTAGAGTTATTACCTCTGGCAAAAGTGATTTTTGCCTCCTCCTCCcttaaaaagcatatatatatatatatataaaacctcaaaattctctgaggatgttttcactttttttggcAGACCACTATAAAGTGGTCTTTTAGGAAATAACAAACAAGCTTAAGAGGTTCaacttggaatttatttttacttaacagTCTTTTGCTAAGGAATTGCTTGATACAGCATTCTTCACAACTAGGAAAGCACAAGGAAAAATAGCTTCATTCACTTCTCTGTAGATTCAATAATGATTGGAAAGACAAGAAAATTGTTAGCTGTTATAGATTTTATATCATgcataagagaaaataattttatggatTCAAACACAGAAGTCCTCCATTTTCAAACATTGACTTAAACTTCCTGCACTTGAAGTTGAGAACTTGGTAAAGCTTACAATCTCTTATGCAGAAATGAGTATAACAATCtattctacatttctttttttcttttttcagttacaGATGAAGCAACTTGCAAAACATTGCTAAAACAAGAAGCAAGAAGaataatatttacatacatatcaTCATTATACATTTTTATCTGTCAAAGTGGCTTCATTCCACACTTTCTCTTCTGTGTTTATATCCTACATCAAATATTAGATAAACCAAAGTGTGTAGGAGAAAAAAAGTGCTTTTCAAATCATTACTCTTTGTGGTAGGAATGCTAAGGCACCAGTATATCTTTTTTAGGAACTTTGTTGGGTCCAATGGAGCACCCCAGGCAGTGTTCACCTTCCTTCTTGTTCCATGTTGTTTGGCTTTGGACTTTACAGCACCCCCTCTTATTCCAAATATTCCTTTCCTGTGGGCCTGGAATGCCCCAACTGACCGTTGTGGTAAAGTATTTGACATGCCTCCAGATCTGAGCCTCTTCTCCTTAGTAGGAAATCCCCAAAAAGATGTTACAGGACAActtattacattattttatgCTGATAGGCTTGGCTACTATCCTCACATAGATGAAAGAACAGGTGCCTGTAAGAATGGTGGAATCCCTCAGATGGGTTCCTTAAAAAATCATTTGGACAAAGCTGCAAAAGACATTGCCTATTACATGCCAACCAACAACGTGGGCTTGGCGGTCATTGACTGGGAAAACTGGAGGCCTACCTGGGTAAGAAACTGGAAACCTAAAGATGTTTACCGGGATGAGTCTATTGAGTTGGTTCTGCAGCAAAATCTACAACTTACTTTCAAAGAGGCTACCAAGATAGCGAAAgcggattttgaaaaggcagcaaAGAGCTTCATGCAAGAGACTTTAAAACTGGGAAAGTTACTTCGGCCAAACCGCTTATGGGGTTATTATCTTTTTCCTGATTGTTACAATCATCAATATAACCAATCTAATTACAATGGAAGTTGCTTTGatgtagagaaaagaagaaatgatgcaCTCGACTGGTTGTGGAAGGAAAGCACTGCCCTTTACCCCTCTATTTATTTGAATACCAAGCTAAAATCTTCTCCACAAGCTGTCCTTTTTGTTCGTAATCGTGTTCAGGAAGCCATTCGGATGTCTAAAATTGCCAGTGTTAAAAGTCCACTTCCAGTTTTTCTATACGCCCGTCCAGTTTTTACCGATATGCTTTCAAAATTTCTTTCTCAggtaagaaaagcaaggagagaaggCTTTGGAATATTGTCCGCATTTAGTGGCATTTAATGCAATTGAACATCATTTTTGAAAGGAGTGAAATTTAGGTTTAATAACCTTtaagctcccctggtggctcagacagtaaagagtctgcctgcaatgcaggagacccaggtttgatccctgagtcgggaaggtcccctggagaagggaatggcaatctgcctaagtattcttgcctggagaatcccatggactgtagcctgccaggctcctctgtccatgaggtttcaaagagtcagacacaactaagccattaacattttcactttcacttttcaacctTTAGGAATATGCACTCAGTTAGTTCTGCCTCATTATAtggatgtaaaataaataagactctatttcattttaatgtaatCATATAATGTCTTAGCAACCATGGAGGATTTCATAATATAGATAATGTATTAAttcagttcttcttttcttttacagACCCGCTCTCTTGTCAATagaagtaattaaaataatagcaGAAAATCTGAATTTTTGTTATAGTAGGGCAGTGGTGGCTTAAAAGATAGAAATGAATAGTGGagaaatatttacataatttttgtAGGGTCAGGATTCTTGGCTTTGGTGTTACTGCCCAATGTATAACACTTCATTTTATTCCTCCCTGTTAACTCTTCACCTTTGCCAGGACGACCTTGTGAATACAATTGGTGAGAGCGTTGCTCTAGGTGCTTCTGGAATCATAATGTGGGGAAGCATCAACTTAAGCCGAACTAGGGTAAGTTGAAATGGTaggaaatagatgaaaatatttttgcttttaatgttttttaaggTTTCTGTGGgattgaataataaaataaacatgatCTTTGGCACAAAGTAGTAGTTGCTCAGTTAATAGTGGCTAAATCAAACTGTCATTTGTGTGGTTGTTTTGTAAGGCTGTTTTCCAGTGAGGAAACAGAAGTTTGATGAGATTAATTGAAATTGCCTAGGCTACATGACTAAGAAGTAGCAAAAACAGGACTACCCTTCTTAGTTTCCTTATGTGGTCTTTGGTGTTTTTTCTACTATATCATGTTGTGTTGTTTCTCAGAAGAGCTCAACTAGCCCATAtgcattccttcattctttcattcattcagttactgtttattgagcacttatttatttatttagtcattaaATGTCAGTTTATTTCATGGACCAGCAACTAGTGGGGGGCAGCTAGGAGTTAGTTTCTGAAAATTTTACTAAATTGTTCAAAGCTTCCctaagggggagaaaaaggaacccttcttTATTTTCCACAGATTATATGTAATAGAGTCTATTTTAAGTGATATTTTcagtaaaaaatgttttattaggaaaaatgtttattttgttctatATAGTATGAATTGTATTACTTTTCTCCTAATGCATTTTCTTCAAAAAGCTTTTAACTATGATGTCCTGAGCTCTGTGCTTAGTCCTTTTACATACATTGCATCCTTTCAGCTTCACAATAACTCTATTGTGCTATAATTATCTGTATTTTGCAGTGATGAAGCTGAATCATAGCCAGCTTAATTACTTTCTACAAGGTCACCCAGAAAGGAATCTAAGAAAGCTTAAGGAATTCCCAAGCTCACACAGCTAGCTATTCATGGATCTGTGACTCCAAACTGGGCAGAAAGATTCCAGACCCCATGCTCTGTTCCCTCCACCCACACTGTATATTCTGCCCCTTCCACCCCTGTTAGTGTAGGAATTACTGAGGAAGCCCAAGGCTGGGTATATTAAACTTCAACTGGTTAATTATTTCATGACATGAAATAGCATGTGAAACTTACAAATGTTACGAAGAACAGTTAGAATTGTCTTGCTTATAAAGgcaagaaagataaaaacattcCCTACTCTTACTGAGTCTGGTTTAATGTGTGTGCTTCTTTAGAAATTGTTtggcctcccctggtggctcagatgttagagaatttgcctgtaatgcaggagacctgggtttagtttcgggttgggaagatcccctggaggaggaaatggcaacccaccccaatattcttgcctggagaattccatgaaagaTATTGCTTAACATAGTGAATTAATTCACATATGAACTCACTTGGATCTTAATAATCTGATCTTCTTGCGATTTTACAGCAATCTTGCATGAACCTAGGCAATTACTTGAACACCATACTGAATCCTTATATTATCAACGTCACTCTAGCAGCCAAAATGTGTAGCCAAGTGTTGTGCCAGGAGAAAGGAGTGTGTACAAGGAAAGACTGGAATTCACCCGACTATCTTCACCTGAACCCAATGAATTTTGCTATTCAAAGAGGGAAATGTGGAAAATACACCGTACATGGGAAACCCACACTTGAAGACCTGCtacaattttctaaaaaattttattgcagtTGTTATGCCAACATCCGctgtaagaaaagaaatataaaaaacattcATACTATTAATGTATGTATTGCTGAAGATATTTGTATTGAAGCTTCTCTAAACTCAGACCACAGTGAGCACTCTTCTGGCCAGAAAAAGATATCTTCTACCACTGTTAACAGTGTCTCATCCTCCACACCAACTGCCAAAGTGTCTGCACGTGTTCCTGGGAAAGATCATGTGTCCCTCAAAATCAGGCTTTCGGGGGAAGCCCTCTCCAACACCATCCAAAGGGGCCATAAGAGTGTTGACTGGAAAAATACATTCCGTCAGTTATacattcaaaacattaaaaatgagacaaactattaaaatataaattcagtGATTATTAGATTTCCTGCCtgcatgttttatgttttgatttttttacattatAATAGTTTATAACTTCAATGACTTTTTAGGCAAATGATGTTACCTATTTATTTGAAGTTTTACAtttgaaatgtaaatcaaaattcaTGGTCAAgatagtgttttaattttttgagcaaaGATTGCATTTTCATGATCAAATTTAACTTGATGTTAGTATTGATTGATAAACAAAGAATTGTGATCAGCACCTTTAATATTCAAAATCATAGGGCAGTGTTATTACTAAATCCACTGATGCTACATTTTACCTTTGAAAATCAAAGTAGACTCTTGATAATTAAGATAGCATAGAATTTACTTTGTAAGATGAtacccacttttttttaaaattgccgTGAGTGTATGGCAAATATTTCACATAGTGTGATGAATACATACTGAGAGATGCCTGTTATAGTCTTGGTTCTATCAGAGACTGATTATAAGGCCTATGATACTTAGAGATACTATGTTCTTCTGCAAAAAGTGAAAGTTTAAATAATATCAATGTACTGCAAATGAATGTCTTTATAAGTAGTTGGTAATTtgcaataaaaatatcaaaaattaaaaaatatatcaaaaatattaaagtgcagcatcatattttttttaagtaatatctTAAGTGTACTAGTCTGTGTCAGCACAGAGCCATGTTTTTTAGCTATTTCATCTTGATAATTTGTTCAAGTTGTGttttataaaaagataaactTTACAAATAATCCTGTTAACTTTTGTACATAGTTTACAATGTCTTCAAAGTTCACATATACCTTATTCTAATTTTAATTCTTGATGTCAAAATTGACAATCTTGTGTACCTAAAATGCCTTGTTTCATCTAAGCATCTATTCACATCTTTCATATAGCATTTGTTGAATGTTTCTTCTCTGTTAGGCTAAATATTAAGCAGGTTCAAGGTGAAGCAGCATGCTTCTTGCTATCTGTGAGTttgttgtatatttgaaaaagaCAGACATTGAAAGTGGAAACTTACAACAAAACATGTGAGAAGTGCTATAGTTTAGCATGCTCTTGTATACAAACAGGAGCCTGAGGGTGTCAGAGAAGGATTTCAGACACCATGAGAGATATGAGGTGTCCATTACCTTGAAGGCTGAATAGCAATTAATGCATCTGCTGGTATGAGATAGAAGAAACCTTATTAGAACAGAATGCTGATTGTGATGATTGGAGTGGTATTCAATAGACGATGGCCACATGATGAAGGCTGCTGTCAACCACATCAAGAAGTTTGGGCCTTATAAGCAAGATGCTGCCAAACTTCTTGACCTGCCCTGATTTAAACCATACCATGAAGTTTGGACTTTACAAGGAAGATGCTGCCAGACTTCTTGACCTGCCCCATTTTCCCCATGCACAATTATCACACaaaaatttctctatttttacttCCCATCACCTTTCTATAAGGTAAACATCATACGGAcaggtgtttggtttttttgctgCTGTATCCACAGGGTAATGGATAGCCTCTGAGACTTAGTAGGTGCCCACTGAATATTTTATGAACAAATAAAAGACAATGGGGAGAAATTTTAGGTGTGGGAGCTGTCATGACAAATTGGATCCTCTTGAACTAATGCTGCCCTTTTCCTTAGTTCTGTACTTCAGTCTTTGTTCCAATTATGCTTCTACTGACAAAGCCACAAAAAGAGACAATTTGATAGTGATCTGAAAAGGATGCTACAGTTGGACTATTTTCCTTAGAATGCATAAATGGCCATCAAGTGATAGAATGGAGATAGTAAGGTGAATTGGAAAAGGTATAGATTTTGGAGTTGGACAGTTACAAGGGCAAATCCCAACTTCCAACATTTACTAGCTTATGAGCCTGAGAAACTTAACCTGGCTCAGCTTCTGTTCTAATAAAACAGCACCAATACATAACTTTTAAGGGTTCTTGAGAGGATTGGCTCATATAACACACGAAAAGAAATTTAGCCTTAGAAATAACAcaatagggatttccctggtgatctggTGTCTAAGAAGCAGCTTTCCAATTCAGGGGATGTGGTTTGACCACTGGTCCCAGAGCTAAGATCTCTcaagccacagggcaactaagcctgtgtgtcacaactccTGAGTCTGAGCGCTCTGGAGCTCACAAGCCActactagagaagcccatgcatcacaaccaAGGtgcaacacagtcaaataaacaaataaataagaaacaacaCACTAAAAGTCTTTGGGAAAGGGATGGacatatttttaatgattatCAAAGATGCCTGTATTACTGTTGTTGGATGGAGTATCAAAACAATAGACTTCAATCAAGGCAGACTTTGCCATGAACCCCGTGGAAAAAGAGGCTACTAAATAGAAAAAGACACTTGGCAGGAATATTTTGTATAATGCACAACTTTGTGTATGGTTAGGTTCATAGAAGCAAAGTTGTTTCCATTTAGATCCAGAATTTTTTGCCAGGGATCATGTTTGTGCCTGAGAcacaaagagaataaaacaagTATCCTTGCTCTTTATGAACTTGCACACCGATGGGGATGCTGGCATGTAAACAGAACTTGTCCGTAGAATGTGTGATATACATAAAGTGTAAAAATTGAAGGGCTATAAGAACACAGGTTCATCtaattacagttcagttcagttcagttgctcaatcatgtctaacactttgtgaccccatggactgcagcacgccaggcttccctgtccatcaccagttctactcaaattcatgtccatcgtgtcagtgatgcctccaaccatctcattctctgtggtccATTTCtgctcctaccctcaatctttcccagcatctgggtcttttccaatgtgtcagttctttgaatcaggcggtcaaagtattggagtttcaccttcagcatcagtccttccaatgaatattcaggaatgatttcttttgggatggactggttggatctccttgcagtccaaggaactctcaagagtcttctccaacatcacagttcaaaaacatcagttcttcagcgctcagctttctttatagtccaactctcacgtccatacatgactcctggaaaaaccatagccttgactagaaggacatttgttggcaaagtaatatctttgcttttaatatgctgtctaggttgctcatagattttcttccaagcagcaagcgtcttttatttcatggctacagtcatcatctgcagtgattttggacccccaaaaaataaagtctctgactatttccattatttccccatctatttgccatgaagtgaagggaccagatgccatgatcttagttttctgaaagttgattataagccaacattttcactctcctctttcactttcatcaagaggctctttagttcttcttcactttctgccataagggtggtgtcatctgcatatctgaggttattgataattctcctagcaatcttgattccagcttgtgcttcttccagcccagtgtttctcatggtgtactctgcatataagttaaataagcagggtgataatatgcagccttgatgtactccttttcctatttggaaccagtctgttcttccatgttcagttctaattgttgcttcctgaccggcatacagacttctcaagaggcaggtcagatagtctggtattgccatttctttcagaattttccacagtttattgtggttcacacagtcaaagcctttggcgtagtcaataagcagaaatagatgcttttctggaactccttgcttttttgatgatccagcggatgttggcaatttgatctctggttcctctgccttttctatatgcagcttgaatatctggaagctcacggttcacgtactgttgaagcctggcttggagaatttcgagtattactttgctagcatgtgagatgagtgcagttgtgtggtagtagtgaacattctttggcattgcctttctttgggactggaaggaaaactgaccttttccagtcccgtggccactgctgagttttccaaatttgctgacattttgagtatagcactttcacagcatcatcttttaggatttgaaatagctcaactggaattccatcacctccactagctttgtttgtagagatgcttcctaaggcccacttgacttcacattccaggatgtctggctctaggtgagtgatcacatcatcatggttatctgggtcatgaagatcttttttgtatagttcttctgtgtattcttgccacctcttcttaatatcttctgcttctgctaggcccatagcatttctgtcctttattgtgcccatctttgcttgaaatgttcccttggtatctctaattttcttgaagagatctctagtctttcccattctgttgatttcctctatttctttccattgatcaccgaggaagactttcttatctctccttgctattctttggagctctgcattcaaacgggtatgtctttctttttctcctttgccttaacttctcttattttctcagctatttgtaaggcctcatcagacaaccattttgcctttttgcatttctttttcttcgggatggtcttgatccctgtctcccgtacaatgtcaaaaacctctgtccatagttcttcaggcactctatcagatataatcccttgaatctacttttcacttccactgtagaatcataagggattttatttagatcatccctgaatggtctagtggtttcccctactttcttcaatttaagtctgaattaacAGAGAtggaactggggcttcccaggtggtgctagtggtaaataattcatctgccagtgcaggaaacataagagatgtagattcaatccctgggctgggaagatcccctggagaaggacagagtattcttgcctggagagtcccaaggacaggggagcctggtgggctatggtttatagggttgcaaagatttagacacaattgaagcaacttggcacacacacatgcactcactaAAGGACCTGAGtaatttagttttaaaagatAGGGAATTAATTTGTAAGATGCAGATAACATTTCTAAACTTTCAGTATCATACA
Proteins encoded:
- the LOC122674307 gene encoding hyaluronidase PH-20-like, producing the protein MLRHQYIFFRNFVGSNGAPQAVFTFLLVPCCLALDFTAPPLIPNIPFLWAWNAPTDRCGKVFDMPPDLSLFSLVGNPQKDVTGQLITLFYADRLGYYPHIDERTGACKNGGIPQMGSLKNHLDKAAKDIAYYMPTNNVGLAVIDWENWRPTWVRNWKPKDVYRDESIELVLQQNLQLTFKEATKIAKADFEKAAKSFMQETLKLGKLLRPNRLWGYYLFPDCYNHQYNQSNYNGSCFDVEKRRNDALDWLWKESTALYPSIYLNTKLKSSPQAVLFVRNRVQEAIRMSKIASVKSPLPVFLYARPVFTDMLSKFLSQDDLVNTIGESVALGASGIIMWGSINLSRTRQSCMNLGNYLNTILNPYIINVTLAAKMCSQVLCQEKGVCTRKDWNSPDYLHLNPMNFAIQRGKCGKYTVHGKPTLEDLLQFSKKFYCSCYANIRCKKRNIKNIHTINVCIAEDICIEASLNSDHSEHSSGQKKISSTTVNSVSSSTPTAKVSARVPGKDHVSLKIRLSGEALSNTIQRGHKSVDWKNTFRQLYIQNIKNETNY